In the genome of Carassius gibelio isolate Cgi1373 ecotype wild population from Czech Republic chromosome A25, carGib1.2-hapl.c, whole genome shotgun sequence, the window acaccccccccccccccccccccaccagaGAATTGGCAGGAGTACTGGTTatatttcaatcattttaatGTCACAAAGCTAATTATAATGTTGGATTTGTGataaaacatcagaataatcaGAACATGCTTACAGTGCACTGTTTATCCCACTATAATCAATTAGTCGGGcatctaaaatgaacattttcaagTTTAgtcaattatttttcaaaattgtaaaaaaaaaaaaaagtaatttggcTCAAACAATATTATTTAAGATTTAATGAGAGCGTTCTGTGACTAACAAATAGGAGTTATATAATTATGTAGAACATCCAAAATTGATGAGGCTGTTCTGGAGGTCAGAGATACCGATGTATCGCTCCTTGTGTTCTGGAGTTTGGCTTTCCTCTCTTGTAGGCCAGTATTCAACCCAGGTCTGCTCTCCAAAAACATACTGCAGGCTAAAACAAGAGAAAGGGAAGTTTAGGagacaaaagttttatttttttaatgttcatatttttaaaacaaaatatctttaaatatttacatatgccaatatttatttttcgaataattattttaatcaagTGTCTATTCTTGGTTACTAAATGGCATTATGATTGAAAACAACTGTCACATCATTGAGCCATGCACAACACTCTACAGACTTTGAATGCATAAATCTCAGGCAAATTCTGCTCTCTTGAAGGCACACAGTGGATACCTACCTTCCCCCGAGCTCTGGCAGGTCAACAGATCTGCCCATGATGAGGTACGACTTGCCTTCTATCAATGCTAAATGGTTTCTGCAACTTGGACGAGCCAAAAATGGTCTCACTTTCCCCTCAACATTTACATCAGTGCCTACAGGACAGAGCATTGTTTAAGAAACAGTTCTACTGCAATGCAATTTAGCCTAATGTAGAGCATTAATAGAGAAGGACAACTGCATTTAACAGGTATaagaaacatttcaaatgcatttcatGATCAGCTAGGGGTGGGCGGTATACCGTTAgacatgattattttattttcatcttgcctctgtataaggAATATTATATTTCATAACTGCAGCCAGCGCTCCTTTGTTTATGGAGAGCCGCACTGGAAACCTCCCGGGCTGACGCTGGAGTAAGTATACAGCAAACTGCTAACAATCCCACCACCTCTACTCTGTGTGTTTCTATACACAGGCCCAgtagactaattaaatgatgattgtgcccTAGGTAGCACTTAACATAATCGCACATAGCTGTGCcttaagtgctacttaggagcAGAGGAAGAtaatccaggggccaaagagtaaaagtcctgcaaTATTTTTGCTCTGATACAGTGAGTTGTAAATTAATGGATGAAAGCTGTACATTGGCAGTACCTTACTGGCACCCTGCTGCCAgtaatttactgttatttaacggcacaattttttacagtgtatcgtgacataagattttggtcatatcatGCCTCCCCTATGATCAGCAAACAAACATGGAGAAAATAATGAACCGTACCTTCTTTCACCACCTTCTCCACCATCATGTCATAGATGTCAGTGTGCATTGTCTGGTTCATCCCCAACACTGTGGCTTTATAAACTGTCAAAGATATTTTACTGTTACCTCCATGTAGAACTATAAGTCTCAAGCCAAACATTTTATTGCATTCGTACATGGGTTAAAGTCCCCCTGTAGTGAAaatcaagatttttttatgttgtttatttgtctGTGTGAGTATTTTACATTCCTTAAAACTGTAGATTCCCAATGGCAGTCCAAGAAATGCGAAACAGCCCTTGGTTTGCTATATCACAATCCAATAACCAATCACTTCAAGGGATAGATTCCTATCACTAGCAGGCAAAATATACCAATACCAGCCCAaaaccaaaaataatttaaagcaaaaaaaaaaaccatgaagcCTGAACTTGCTTTATAACCCATGGCAACAGTGTAAAAGTAGCCCGGAGTCGTTTCTCCTGCACCGGTATCTGCACTTCACGCACGTATACTTGTGGGCCTGAATTAAGAATCACAAATGGCTACATTTGAGTCTTCAAGGCATTTTAGGACACAACATCACCAAGTAAgcaactttaaaggggtcatacgacgttgctaaaaagaacataattttgtgtatttggtgtaatgaaatgtgtttatgcgatttaaagggttagttcactcaaaaatcaaaattatgtcattaataactcaccctcatgtcgttccaaacccgtgagacctatgttcatcttcagaacacagtttaagatattttagatttagtccgagagctctcagtctaaTGTTCTAATGTTCTAATGTCCTAATGTTAttagcgcgggtaaaccgaaggcttgaatgaagggcaatcatcgccaatgatgccattacgtcgaCCATTTTCTTCAagcggtttattgaatcgaactgtccaaaaCAACTACGGGTGATCCAAAAatgatgcaaccagttcttgaatcatgaacgagtcaatcttttgttcgttatctggctcggcttggtgttcatctccagttctgtcttcacagcagttcagtcagtgtactgtttgagtaattaattactctgggatattggtttgttttaactcagagggagtgtcggccacattaaaatagtttacagcttaagtcatttgtggataaatGGTTATTGGAGaagtgaaccatttcaaacgattcagttcgatttggtgaactggttctagaagatccagttacatcaaatgattcgttcgcaaaccggatatcatacactgcagtgaacgcgctcacaacagacccggaagagaagacaatgctgaataaatcatagtttttgctctttttggaccaaaatttatttttgatgcttcaaaaattctaactgaccctctgatgtcacatggactactttgatgaagtTTTTCGTACCTTTCTGGGcttggacagtataccatacacacagtttcaatggagggactgagagctcttggactaaatctaaaacatcttaaactgttttccgaagatgaacggaggtctcacgggtttggaacgactcgagggtgagttattaatgacataattcagatttttgggtgaactaaccctttaaggttcaaaaacacattattttccatgtactgtacattattgtttctctatGTTCTGCCTTCTAAAAACGCGTAGATTGTTACAAAGCTCATCGAAATATGAAAAGTGAGCTgcacactgattggccagctatccagtgcgttgtgattggcagaattcctcaagcgtgtgacggaaatgttaacCCCTTACCATACTGCAATGCTGTGCATCCTGGCgcgacaagacaaaaccaatgaAACCCATTACAAAAGAGGCCTTTGTTGCCTCCAGTGGGGACATCATTACTGATTTTAATGACTTATactttgtttttatgcatttcgTTGCGTATCacgccatgtaaacataaaacccatgtctgcatttgtgatcggagaaacaacaaacaagaaGTGCATACTATACACTACTAAAAAATCATGTTTgcatcatcagtggcaaattctttaaatatgtaaagatACTTAAatgctgtgagtcagaagtgcctttttgtttttgcaaatttgGAATTGCAGCACTTTATAGAAATAGACatcccacatagcaacattgtgtcggcccagatctggcccacatctggcacccgtgtaaagatgatctggcccacatgcagcgtggaatgatggcacttgggcggaccacttctgtttgccagatttgagccataagcaggccatagcaatgccacatgtcagccaagagtaaagaaattaaccagaactggaccttatctgagccacgaaatctgtgtatatattaaatattaagtaatttCAGCCTTGataagcctgttaacaagcagaatcactgaaggaaagaaaataacagaaaaagagatgagcagaaactcaagaactacaactgacttcagccacaaccttGTTGAAGataaaagacattaaatctctgaagatctcaccagaggaggattaaacaactccacaaacagctttaccaacttcacttattactaaccagactgactttatttctgttacacatctacaaaagtttgtattgagaattaacagaggtttaactctaTTGTGtgacaccataacagtgattagtgtttccattagcaCTCTTAActcttatactgtgttttttggCTGCTGTGACggtgtgtttgttaaacacatttgcgGCATCAAATAATGCTAAAGTGAATTTAGGTCAGGTGATGGCAGTTATCTGTTGATGATTTTATAATCATCATGAAATAGGCtgatttgcttatttattttttttaaatgtaacaattattttattaatatattcacATCACAAACCATAGGTTTCTGCAGCATGAGATCCAGCAATATTAGAACAATCAGTTAGAAAAttttaaggaacacaaaaaaaggCAATCTatgatgaaacacacacacatcaacaatcagcacatgaatctcaacaatggtgacaatcaaatgtaccttgctgcaatgcatgctgggtactagcaTAGTAcaaaactcccagcatgcattgcaacatgaataaattatgcagctGAATTGccatattattttgtttaattctaaatattttcttatattttctgcagttgtttttgttgtgACTTAGCAGCTTTTCAGTGAAGTTCTGAATTGATCagtttatctaaatatttttaattgtcacCATTATTGAGATTCATGTGCCAGCTCAtgtttgttaaaagattttaactgattgttatcatactgctggatctcatgcggcagaaacacagggtttgtaatatgaatgtatCATTGGAACAACATAATTCTTAGTTAAATAAAATCATCAATGTATttcatgatgattataaaaccatcaaCAGATAACAGCCGTCACTTGATATCATGTCACTTTAGCTTtctttgatgctgcaaatgtgtttaacaaacacactATTAAAGCAGCCAAAAAAGACAACGTACATAATAAGAGTTAAGAGCCCAACTACtgaaaacactaatcactgttatggtgatacacattagagttaaacctctgttaattctcaataaaacattttgtagatgtctaatagaaataaagtcaatctggTTAGTAATAGgtgaagctggtaaagctgtttgtggagttgtttaatcctaaTCTGGTGAGATCTCCAGatatttaatgtcttcttttatctacagttgatttcatctaaggttgtccctgaagtcagttgtagttcttgtgtttctgctcatctctttttcggttcttttctttccttaaatgattctgcttgttaacaggcttattaaggctgaaatactttatatttaatacacacagattttgtggctcagataaggtccaATTCTAgttaatttctttactcttggctgacatgtggtattgctatggcctgcttgtggctcaaatctggcaaacaggagcggTCCACCCAAGGGTCATCATTGAGAATAAAAGttaagccttctttctttgtgtgaacatttgggtggcattatgcaaagcttcccacatagtgacgtagagatgtggggccgttttagaatgagccattttaggtagtcgtggttgactcttaacttttataaagaatatctctttggatttgagactttagtctttgcaactttacagatcttatttatgcaccaagagtttgcaatactccaaagagaaaggaaatatttaaattgcatcctatgacccctttaacgaatgttacagtattcACTGTACTTGTCCACTAGTTTGCATATTCATAGATCCGCGTATAGTAAATGAGGCAAGAATGTAGAGTTACATTCAAGCTATTTTAAGGCATGAGaaaattattttcacaaaaaaaaataaataataataattatgctacTTTGATGATCAAAGATAACTTTTAAGGGATAAAATACCACAGGGGGACTTTAAATAATAGTTTACTAAAAGTgcaatcatttaatcattaatGTCATTCCAGACCTGGAACAACAAAAACTAAGATATTTCCCATATAagaacatttataaacaaaattatattaaaataaatatttgttattttgttcaCTATAAAAAGAGAGTGCAATGAAAAAATTAGCGTAAATTATGAATCTTAATTTATTGATGTTAACAGCAATGAACTGAATGCCTTTACCATAATCCATGCCACCTTCACAGGCTTTATTTAAACGCTCCTCTTCTCTGGTATTGTTTTTCTTCTGGAAAGTGCACTTTTCTGTGTTCAGAGAAGTTAaatgttatacacacacatactaataatcacaccccccccccacccacattCAAATAGGAATAAAAACAACTAAATGTTTAACTTGTCCCATGTAAAGAGCCAACTATCATGAAACAGGTTCTTCAATGCTCTTTTGAAGCAAGAGTTTGATGAACTATGCAGACATACTTAAGGTTTCACATAGCAAAGCAGTAAAAAGAAGGAAGCAGAGGTGGGACAAGCAAGTattcaagtcatatcccaagtcctcaaagggttaaagttaatgagataattaagtgactaattaaatgattattgtgcactagtgatgaacacctgctgttattgaaaACTACAGAGGATCAGACGttaatgttttattggttaaaatgatgcaaccataatggagatcagtgtttgctttagttgggctcttcaCACTTGACTGCTGTGTTAGATCTCTTTCTGTATCATTGCATGaggtgctgtaaagcagagagaagaTATTAACTGTCTATATGTAATAAGCTAGTAATTGTGACCTGGTCCGACTGCAGtcaaactgaaatgtgttttgCTTGAGTTTTGCATAATCAACCCAGTAAAACTGCAGTGAGTGAATTTCAAGTGTGTTAGGTGCATTAAAAATTTGAGCTCCATGGTCCTTTgcagaggtgggaagtccaggggccaaagagtagtggtggaaattatgattctttctagtgattcgttcattttcagttcgttcaccaaaatgattcgttcagaatcgttcactgattcgttcagtgaccatttcttcgtattacacaaaataagtcAGCAGATAGCAAAAAGTGTATTGtgttgttatgtcttaagtcaacgaacgtattcacttgttacaaaaactgatctggctttattaaaatgtgtgtataatcgcattcaatatataaagtctaataaagttgttcaaatgaacaaagcacaaggttttcttgcctaaatagcattttaattgtttggtcagacagtttgtttattatatattcacattcatcaatcgtggattaaacgtggagttgctaaatatcaaaacaagcgtatgtgcacaatacagtacctataactgcgctttgcatttttgcgagattgacatgctaaatggcagactgacccggtttactctcattcatttcgttcacgaacgagataagctatgtaccagttcatttcattcacgaacgacatgtatccgttcattcagctcgttcacgaatgacatgtgtgccagttcagtcatttcattcacgaacgagattttCTAAATCATTCAACTaatgcacgaacgacatgtgcttTGCCGATTGAGAAACGTGATTTGTAAActgtttgccagaatataccctgaccatcaggtcagttatttcattcacgaacgagatgtatcattcaactcgtgcacgaacgacatgtgtgccagttcagtcatttcattcacgaacgctatgtatcagctcattcaactcattcacgaacgacatgggtaccagttcagtaatttcgttcacgaacgataagatctctagatctagttcagactcatatgaaactcgttcattgaagggcgttttcgttcactacattcaacaaatcaaatactctgtcacatctcatactcgaaggctattggctcgaggttgagtaattctttgacaggatgaaacagttgttaCCTGGtgcactgagctgcgcatgcgctgcttatagcgccgcgctgctgtggagggaggaacttcactgaacgagaaatatgagtcagtggattacgtgaacgagaacgattcgttcacctaaaagattcgttcaaaaagaacgattcgttcacgaacgacacatcactaccaaagagtaaaagtcctgccatatttttgttccacccatgaactcaccagccgatttcatcagaggaggaaccaagtcattccttccaagtcacaaacgagtcttgagtcaaatcccaagtcctcaaagagtaaaaattaatgagataattaagtgactaattaaatgaagatgcattagtgatgaacacctgctgtttacaatcaacatcactgaagaaaagagaaacacaagaactacaactgactttaagcacagccttggatgaaatcaattgaaaaaaaaaaaaaaaactttgccaccataattgtggtgacTATTTGCTTCAGTTGATATCTTGAGCCTTTAAGAAGTTGTCACaaatttgctttatacatttgcattattgttttgcAGCAAACATTTTCGCAATGCTGATACAACTCTTGATCTAGCAGGTGACTTATTCTTTTGATGACTGTATGATCTTGATTAAGTTTCTTGATTATATGAGAAGAGTTTTTGGCTTAGTTGTTAGAGAGAACTGCCGTGAATTCACTGCTCTGTCtgggcactttggatgggttaaacacAGAATATGATttctgagtacgggtcaccaCACTTAACTGTAGgtcactttcacaaaaaaaacgagagaaatctcattatgcaaatgccaccatataatgctttataacacttcaatattaagaaaaaaaaaattggatttaggcatttagccatgaacatttatcatgtgatcctcaacagtggtgaaaattattattcatactgcagtgcattatgggagtaattcatgtattgcaacattaagcattttgttgattgtcaccattgtagagattaatatgctggttcttgatatctgtgtgtgtctaaaatGCACTGGAgttcaaacttttaaatgtgttacatatagatatatatataaaaataatccaTATCCTGTAAATAT includes:
- the LOC127946802 gene encoding complement C3-like: MDYVYKATVLGMNQTMHTDIYDMMVEKVVKEGTDVNVEGKVRPFLARPSCRNHLALIEGKSYLIMGRSVDLPELGGSLQYVFGEQTWVEYWPTREESQTPEHKERYIGISDLQNSLINFGCST